The genomic stretch GCTTGTACTTTATAGCCAACAACAGCACATAGGAGGAAATCTCTACATTATTTTATCTTCCAGCTGGGGAAGTCAGTTGTGGCCAAAGTGGCGATCCCTAAAGGCACGGTGCTGAGTCTGGATATGCTGGGGGTGAAGGTGGGCGAGCCGAAGGGCGTCTCTCCTGAAGACATGGGTCAGCTGGTGGGCAAGGCCGTCACAGAGGACGTGGAGGAGGATGAGAGCATCACTCCACATATGGTGGACGGCTACAACAACAAGGGCTGAGTCGACCAGGTGTGCGTTTAGCAAGACACAACGTTGTGGAACTTTCAGATAGAAAGATTCTATGTAAGACAAACTTGttaacatgctgactagaccggtgTTATGATATTGATGGTACAGTATGTCAGGACTGGTGGTCTGTTTACATTTCTACCCTTGTGGCTAGATGGAGTAGGCCTACATCTCCATATAGTGGTCGACAGTTGTTGACAACTGTAGCGTTGTAGCTAAACCCTAATCCTTTTCCTAATCTTAACCTCAgtttcctaacctgctacgttattTCACCAAACCTGCTGTTGGTTCCCCTAAACTGCCACGTTAATTCACTTAACCTGCCACTTTAATTAACCTAACCTTCACccaacctgccacgttaattatcttaacctgctatgtaaacagACCATCAGTTCCGATGTACCATCATTATCATCACACCTGCCACGTTGCGTGCGCGAGCGTTACAAAATAATTGTACAAGTTATGCAATCATGTCGTTCAAACTGCTCACGCGCGTCAACGGTTCTATTTCAGACGCTTAAcggctgcaagtcccgcctctcccatctactCATTGGTTTTCACAAGCATACTTActcacgtgggtgattgaaagacgaACGAGAAGAGATTATTCAAAGAAAACTAACTAAAAACTAACTAGGTACCATCACATTTCAGGTAAactaacaacccaatgtttatgccccaggacaaattagctagcaatagctagctaaatgtccatgaatgtgtcatgtgtgtttcgacctgtccccaaattaatacagTTGGTTTTGGTAATTTAACCTGCGTGTCATGAACGCGTCTGATGGGGATAGTCAAAATCAACATGTGCATTGTGTATGCACTTGCGGGGCTGGTTTGGTGAAGTTGTAACATGCTCACTACACCGGCCACAGCATGCATCCGCATGTTGATGTTGTCCATCCACATTAGATGCGATCATGACACTCAGGTTAAAATATCAAAGCCAACTGTGAAcgaactatattaatttggggacaggttgaaacacacatgaaacattcatggacatttagctggctagctgttGCTAGTTAGTTTGTCCTGGGAGATGAAAATGTTTGCCGTTTTTTTTTGCTGTTGTTGCAGCTGTTTTTACTAACCCTATTTGAAGGGGTTAGTCAGTGATACGTTTAATAACTGGCTGAAAATGTTATTATTGACTTAATATCACAAGCGTTCATTGTGGACAATTAAAAAATGTTTGTGTGGTGGACTGGTGGATCGGTGGATCGGCATTCCTCTAAAACAGATGTTCATTTCGGTGTAACAAAATACACCTGGCTGTCATCCAAAAATGTGTTTTTCAGTAAAAAAATGACATAAACATATCAAATGTGCCATGACTTCGTctgtccccccccctctctctttcactcagaTAAAGGTAAAGGTAGGCTACTTGATTCTCCTTACATGTACTACTAAAGTTAAAACAGTTTTGGATTGGTGTAAATGTGGGCAAGAGAGTTTCCTTCCACCATATTTCTTCCACCAGTCTAGGCTATTATTCTTTAAAATCCAAGTCACATTAAGATTGACCTAGCCAAACATATGACCTGGCCCATCACATTACATATTTCTGCCCCCCAGTGGCAAGAAGTGACATCCCAAAAAAACACAAACTACAGGCCTAGTAAACATAAATGGCCCCGAGCCTCCCACGCATAGGCTACTTTCTGTCcataaaactaaaactgaaactaaataatataaaaactaaataaaaatgttttcagAACGAAATTGAATAAAAACTAGGAAATCAAGTCTGAAAACAAactaaaaaataaactgaatttcaaataaaaatctaaaaatCTAATAGAAATATGTGTTTTATATTCAATCacaaactataataaccttggtgaTCGGTGAGGTTTGCGTGTAAGGACTCACGTTGGCTCTATTCgttgcatttctatctgcaacgtttggCTACTGAACATGGCACTGCTTGATGCATAGTCAGATGGCATTTAATGTGTTTTTTTGTTGGTAGAAACAAACAGACTAGAATGTAGTAGACTtgactgtctatataaggtacaTTTACTTATATACATGTGGTGGAACTTTTCTATATCAGAGGATATGCAATGTGAAATATAATTTTGTTTGGATAAAAAAAAAGTGAAATACACTGTATACAAATAATAACTGACGTTTATACTTCTTCTATAATAATAAGAAAAAATGATTCATTACAATGTCTCACATTTTGACTCTTGGGAATCCTGAAATGACCTGTCAGTGAAGGGAGAACCTTTATTTTGAAACATGAGTGGAGAGGAAACCACGTGAATTCCGGATGTGCAACGTGGAAATTAGCTCGACTTCATCCGCGAGAACCAACACCTGACTGTCACTGTACTACTGGTTCAGAGCAAGCGAACATAGCTATCTTCTATCTTATCGCTACAAACATTTGAGGAAATCGCATTTATCACATTTCCAAAATGCCTCTGAAATTCGAGCTTTGTCCTGGCAGGATGATTGGGGGTTCTAACCCCTGTTTCATTATTGCAGAAATTGGACAGAACCACCAGGGAGATATCGAAATTGCCAAGAAAATGATCAAGATGGTCAAGGTAATGATCGTAGAAAAAATGAATCGGTTAACGTTAGCTCAGCTGCTGTATTTGGGACCATGCTACTGACTTACTTGCTAGTAAACTAGCAGCTACTTTAGTGTAAATGCATTTGACCATTTTGACAGTTTTAAAACTGACAGTCAAGTCTCTCATGCATGACGCTGCTTCTTGTCTAACTGCTGTCCTGCTACTGTGCCAATGAGGAAATGATCGATTCCACTGCCAATATGACTGTAAAATGACAGTAACCTGCTCTGTTGCTGGGGCATTGAGACATACCATGGGCATCTATTGGCCAATTTAATAAGGACTGATATTGGTCGAAACAGAATTCCTACCAGAGCCAGAGATATGGCACGAGAGAGccccatacagttgaagtcagaagtttacatatacttaggttggagtcattaaaactcgtttttcaaccactccacacatttcttgttaacaaactatagttttggcaagttggttaggacatctactgtgtgcatgatacaagtaatttttccaacaattgtttacagacagattatttcatttataattcactgtatcacaattccagtgggtcagaagtttacatacactaaattgactgtgcctttaaacagcttggaaaattccagaaaatgatgtcatggctttagaagcttctgataggctagttgacataatttgagtcaattggaggtgtacctgtggatgtatttgaaggcctaccttcaaactcagtgcctctttgcttgacatcatgggaaaatcaaaagaaatcagccaagacctcagaaaaaaaattgtagacctccacaagtctggttcatccttgggagcaatttccaaatgcctgaaggtaccacgttcatctgtacaaacaatagtacgcaattataaacaccatgggaccacgcagccgtcataccgctcaggaaggagatgcgttctgtctcctagagatgaacgtactttggtgcgaaaagtgcaaatcaatcccagaacaacagcaaaggaacttgtgaagatgctgaaggaaacggGTACATAAGTGTCTTCATCCACAGTTAAACGGTCCTAtatcgccataaaaaagccaaactacggtttgcagctgcacatggggacaaagattgtactttttggagaaatgtcctctggtctgattaaacaaaaatataactgtttggccataatgaccatcgttatgtttggaggaaaaagagggtggcttgtaagccgaagaacacatcccaaccgtgaagcacgggggtggcagcatcatgctgtgggggtgctttgctgcaggagggactggtgcacttcacaaaatagatggcatcatgaggaaggaaaattatgtggatatattgaagcaacatctcaagacatcagtcaggaagttaaagcttggttgcaaatgggtcttccaaatggacaatgaccccaagttgtggcaaaatggcttaaggacaacaaatgaTGAAAGAATTtatagctgaaataaatcattctttctactattattctgacatttcacattcttaaaataaagtggtgatcctaactgacctaagacagggacattttactaggattaaatgtcaggaattgtgaaaactgagtttaaatgtatttggctaaggtgtatgtaaacttccgacttcaattgtatataCAAAATGATCACACAATTTTTGACTGTGCTTTATGAAAGGCAGTGGGTGtgttagctacagattgttacacgtgataatgtgatttaaccaaagatttTTGGTATTCATAAAATTTTCAAGTCAAGTTTAAGcattttaatgtcacgtgcacaaatacagtgaaatgcctatCTTGGCTTACTGTAAGTTACaggttaggtactgtttggtTTAGCACAGTGAATTTTCGACCAACCTTAACTTGGCGGTACTATCTTCGTTCTTGATTCGGCCAAACATCTATCTTCtaaaatgtctgtgtccagttgcagTTGGTGCGTTTTGAATTTATGAAATGCtccgttattaaaataaatatttatttgctccatgaagtaatccaacaatgtgtacgccgccatcttgtctatttcaaatcttctctcatTGTTCGAGAGACAGGTGAGTGTCATCATAACATGTGGCACTTTGGGGTGTGGACCCACCTGTCTCAATCAATGACAGAAGATTTGAAACAAGGTTCCCTCCTCATCGTCCTTGGCAACATGTTTTAAACTCGATGTGACCCTACTCATATTGACAATCAATTCACAGGACTGCGGGGCAGACTGCGCCAAGTTTCAGAAGAGTGAGCTTGAGTACAAGTTCAACAAGCGTGCCCTGGAGCGTCCGTACAACTCCAAACATTCCTGGGGAAAGACATACGGTGACCACAAGCGTCATCTGGAGTTCAGTCATGAACAATATAGAGAGCTGCAGAAATATGCAAAGGAGGTTGGAATCTTCTTCACTGCTTCGGGAATGGACGAGGTAAGAATGATGGTGCTGTGGAaataatagagccccacagtggaggtgtcataatatccattaaacctagcggtcaaacaaggaaatggttccaattgtttttttcaccattcattttaCCCGTAGGGAATTTCTTTGAAACACCTAAAATAAGGGCTTTGTTTCCTGTGtccttaccctggcgtgacgttttgataaccatgtaaatctctctcggacagggcgacttttatcaatatattcggctctattgacgctcagattcgaaaatgcttattagcatcaaagtagacatcgtgcaaaactacaaatccatgcaagctcctgcacgtcatctctagctgacacctttgctgaCAGGTATTGCGTCAATTTaaaacatgcacacgacagttcacagaattgtacATTTATAGAAATGgagccaatttattaattactacatttagctaacattagatagttaatccagagattcttacctttgcctcgattcggcagtctcatccagatcatcatggtatttgtagttctttatgatagccacattagcagctaattagcatttcattttgtggagtaaatacaggcaaatatattaaTAAAAGTCACCTTTTCCTAAAGAGATTTACactgttatcaaaacgtcacgccaggttaagcctacacgaaacacagcctttattttaagtgtttctaaaatcccctatgggaaaaatgaatgcgggaaaaacaattggaaccatttccctgtttgaccgctaggtttttgggggtattatgactcatactgtggtactctattgaaTAGGCCTGGATAATGCATATAATAACTGTATTAATGAATTGTTGTATATCTCTTGTTAGATGGCTGTGGAGTTCCTACATGAGCTTGATGTGCCCTTTTTCAAAGTCGGTTCCGGGGACACCAACAACTTTCCCTATCTGGAAAAGACTGCAAAAAAAGGTTATGATTAAATTTTACACTATGATAGATATTGGTTGTCTAAGGCTGTCAAAGGTAAAAATGACAATTTTAGCTTTTGAGGTAGTTCGATTATTTGGTCTATTTTATACCCATGAAAGTGTATTAAAAAATGTGGAATATCAAGGATAAAGCGACGCTTAGATTTGTTTTGTGAAATGAATCTCAAATCTCTGTTTTGGTGTAATGCTAGGGCGCCCCATGGTGGTATCCAGTGGCATGCAGTCGATGGAAACAATGAGACGGGTCTACCAGACGGTCAAGAAGCACAATCAGAACTTCTGCATCCTGCAGTGCACCAGTGCCTACCCATTGGAGGCTGAAGATGTCAACCTGCGTGTCATCGCAGTAAGAGTTTTTCATTGGTTTGAACAAAGGAATTGTGTCAGGCAAGATCAGCAAGTTGGCAGTCAACCTTATGTCATAAACACATGGTGCATCTTATTGCTGTTATAAGTCAATGGACTACTAATTCAACAAAGAGAAACAATCACATTGTTAGTCTGTGGTTAAGGCTAAATCCAGAGAGAATACATGTTTCGTGGCAGGAAAATGACCCATGATCTCTTTCATAGGAATACCAGAAGGAATTCCCTGATATTCCCATTGGATATTCTGGTCACGAGTCTGGGGTCCACATCTCCGTGGCAGCAGTGGCGCTGGGGGCAAAGGTCATTGAGCGCCATGTGACCCTGGACAAGAGCTGGAAGGGAAGTGATCACGAAGCTTCTCTGGAGCCCTCTGAGCTGACAGAGTTGGTGAAAGCCATCCGATTGGTGGAGAGGTCTCTGGGGACGGGCATTAAGCGGATGCTGCCCTGTGAGAAGCCATGCCACGATAAGGTAAGTTCCTGGATGGGCACTTTTCATTGTATTCCAACAGATGTCGTTATTCTTACGCTACCACATTGCCATTAACCAGTGCAGATGGCCGTCAGGCTATCTGATGTAAGACAATGGGGTAATTATTACAAAGATTATTTAAGCATTTATTCCATTTCAGgggtgtgtgttagagccaggagTTTTTTCCTGACCTTGTCACCTGAcctggaaaaactctgggccctataGGCTATATGATCTTTGGTTTTTAGGGTTTCTTGGTTTGTTTTTATACCCAAGTACTGGGCCCAATATGAAACAGGAAAGGATGTCAGAACCTCTGTAATACATTCATTGTGTTCTCTTCCAGTTGGGGAAATCAGTGGTGGCCAAAGTGGCGATCCCCAAAAGCACGGTGCTGAGTATGGACATGCTGGGGGTGAAGGTAGGCGAGCCAAAGGGCGTTCCACCCGAGGACATCTTCCAGCTGGTGGGCAAGGCCGTCACAGAGGACGTGGAGGAGGATGAGAGCATCACCCCGGACGTGGTTGAAATCTACGGCAAGAAGATCAAGTGCTGAGTTGAGTAATCTCCCTGGTAACACCCTGGTAATAGCCTACTGTAACCATGGTAATACCGTAACCACAATGCCAAACAACACAAAGCACATTTACAGGCCGAGATAGTGAAAAGATGGTTGTGGGAAAATCGATAATCCAGGCCCAGAAGTTTCAGTTGAGGGGACATGTTTTATATTTCTGGTTTCATGTTTTTTACAAGATAGAAACAACCATTCAATGAAGCAGACTTGACTGCAAGTGCCTAATTAAGAAGAGAAAATATGTTCAGTAGTGACTGAAAATGATTGCATTCTAATTGAATATTTTACTGTTCATGTATAAATTAAATGGACATTTGTTAAATTGTACAGTTGAGTTGCACTACAAAAATGTCAAATACAAAATGCCAAACACAAATAATGATTGTCGTCTTTACCTTTTTTCATACAAAATCACACTCCTTGATTGCAGTTATATTATTTTGTGATAAAATTCTGGTACAAATGAGTGTCGAAAGTGAAAATATACCGtaggtatgtacagtaccagtcaaaagtttggacacacctactcattcaagggtttttctttatttttactattttctacattgtagagtaatagtgaagacatcaaaactatgaaataacacatatggaatcatgtagtaaccaaaaaagtgttaaacaaatcaaaatatattttatgttttagattcttcaaagtagccaccgtttgccttgatgacagctttgcacactcttggcattctctcaaccagcttcacctggaatactttttcagcagtcttgaaggagttcccacatatgctgagcacttgttggctgcttttccttcggtctaactcatcccaaaccatctcaactgggttgaggtcgggtgattgtggaggccaggtcatctgatgcagcactccatcactctccttcttggtcaaatagcccttacacagcctggaggtgtgttgggtaattgtcctgttgaaaaacaaatgatagtcccactaagcgcaaaccagatgggatggggtatcgctgcagaatgctggggtagccatgctggttaagtgtgccttgaattctaaataaataaatcactggCAGTgtcacaaccaaataatttctgcacaaactgtcagaaacagtctcagggaaactcatctgcgtgctcatcgtcctcaccaggttcTTGAGCTGACTGCAGTTCTGCGTCTTaacaacttcagtgggcaaatgctcaccttcgttGGCCACTgccatgctggagaagtgtgctcttcacggatgagtCTCGGTTTCATGGCATTGTGTGGTcgaacggtttgctgatgtcaatgttgttaagagagtgccccatggtggcagtggggttaggCAGGCaaaagctatggacaacaaacacaattgcattttatagaTGGACATTTTAATACACAGAGATAccttgatgagatcctgaggcccattgccgtgccattcatccgccgccatcagctcatatttcagcatgatgtacggcccaatgtcgcaaggatctgtacacaattcctggaagcttaaaatgtcccagttcttccatggcctacatagtcaccagacatgtcacccattgagtatgtttgggatgctctggattgacgtgtacgacagtgtgtaccagttcccgccaatattcagcaactttgcacagccattgaggaGTGGACAATGTTCCACAGGCCacgatcaacagcctgatcaactctatgcgaaagagctgtgtcgcgctgcatgaggcaaatggtgttcactccagatactgactggttttctgatccacgcccctactttttcttttgtgaccaacagatgcatatctgtattcccagtcatgtgaaatccgtagattagggcctaattaattcatttcaattgactggtttcattatatgaactgtaactcagtaaaatattttaaattgttgcatgttgcgttcatatttttgttcagtgtataataagGAGTCATAGCGGCTCTATTCATGACATTTCTATCCGCAACGTTTGGGAACTGAATGTGTCCCGGGTTGCAGGGGTTCTTTTCAACCACTAGGTAGCGCTATTGGATTATGTACTTGTAtatactgagtggacaaaacattaaaacATTAGCACCCTCCCGCTCTTTAGTCGTCAGAACCGCCTCAATTTCTcgggtcatggactctacaaggtgtcgaaagcgttctacagggatgctggcccatgttgcctCAAATACTTCCCAcacttgtgtcaagttggctggatgccttttgggtagtggaccatttcTTGATACACGTGGtta from Coregonus clupeaformis isolate EN_2021a chromosome 21, ASM2061545v1, whole genome shotgun sequence encodes the following:
- the LOC121535761 gene encoding sialic acid synthase; protein product: MPLKFELCPGRMIGGSNPCFIIAEIGQNHQGDIEIAKKMIKMVKDCGADCAKFQKSELEYKFNKRALERPYNSKHSWGKTYGDHKRHLEFSHEQYRELQKYAKEVGIFFTASGMDEMAVEFLHELDVPFFKVGSGDTNNFPYLEKTAKKGRPMVVSSGMQSMETMRRVYQTVKKHNQNFCILQCTSAYPLEAEDVNLRVIAEYQKEFPDIPIGYSGHESGVHISVAAVALGAKVIERHVTLDKSWKGSDHEASLEPSELTELVKAIRLVERSLGTGIKRMLPCEKPCHDKLGKSVVAKVAIPKSTVLSMDMLGVKVGEPKGVPPEDIFQLVGKAVTEDVEEDESITPDVVEIYGKKIKC